The genomic region GCCCGATGACCGGAGCCCCTCTCATCGCGCGCGCCGCACGACCGCTGCGCTATCTCATCCGCACGCCGATGCTGATGTGGCACGCGCTGGTGCACCTGCCGATCACCCTGATCCTGATGTCGCCGCCGTTCGCCGCGATACGAATCGGCGACGACCGCCTCGGTCACTGCATGGTGCGCTGGTGGCAGGGCGGGTTGATGCGGGTGTTCGGTTTCCGCATGCGCCGTATCGGCACGCCGCTGCCGGGCGCAGTCATGTTCGTCGCCAACCATGTCAGCTGGATCGATATCACCGCGTTGCACAGCTATCGGATGATGGGCTTCGTCGCCAAGCGCGAGATCGCCGGTTGGCCGCTGGTCGGCTGGCTTGCGACCATGGGCGAAACCATCTATCACCAGCGCGGCAGCCAGGAATCCCTCGGTGGCGTGCTGCACGAAATGCTGGCGCGGCTGCGCGATGGCCGCGCGGTCGGCGTGTTTCCGGAAGGCCGCACCCGCGGCGGTGAGGAAGTCGGCCCGTTCCACGCGCGCATCTTCCTCGCCGCGGTGGAAGCCGGGGTGCCGGTGCAGCCGGTGGCGCTGCGCTACGGCGTCGGCGGCTCGCGGCAGACGGTGGTGGCGTTCGGCCCGACCGAAAGTTTCGCCGCCAATCTGCTGCGCCTGCTCGGGGAACCCGGCTGCAGCGCCGAAGTGGTCTTTCTCGAACCGATTCTCCCCGGCGATGCCGAGGGCCGCCGTCGTCTGGCCGACACCGCCAGGACGCGGATCGTGGAGGCGATGGGGTCGTGAGGCTGGCGACCACGCTACGCAGTTGCGGCATCCGCGCCGACGGACTTGAATGTCGTCATACAGCAGGTCCTTGCGAACCATGAGCAGATCCCACGACCCCACCGCCGAACGTCTGGCCATCGGCATCCTGATCCTGTTCCTGATCGGCTATGGCTGGTTCGATCTGTGGCAGGGCGGCATTGCGGTCAAGGGTCGCAACGGCGTGGTGGGTTATGCCGAGGGCGGCTACGCGCTCGCCATCGCCGCCGGGGCGTTCCTGTTCGCAGCGCTGGTATCGCTGCTGCTCGCGCGCAGTCTCCGGCTGAGCCGACCGGGCATCCTCTTGCTGCTCGCGGCGATCCTGCTGCCGCCGTTGGCGTATGTCCTGATCGGATGAGGACATCTCCGTCCGCTTATCGCCCACCGCTGTGGCTGCGCAGCCCGCATCTGCAGTCGCTGATTTCGACCAGTCCGCTGCGTCGCGCGCGCGGTGCGCTGCTGTTGCGGCGCAGCGGCGCGATCAGCAAACCGTACATCGTCGATGGCGGCGACGGCGTGCGTCTGGAAGGCGTGCACAGCCGGTTGCCCGGCACCCAGCCGCGCGGGCTGGCGCTGTTGCTGCACGGTTGGGAGGGCAGCGTCGAATCCAGTTACATGCGCATGACCGCCGCGCATCTGCTCGGCGCCGGCTTTGAAGTGTTCCGGCTCAATTTCCGCGATCACGGCGACACCCATCATCTGAACCAGGCGCTGTTCCATTCCAACCGCATCGACGAAGTGGTG from Lysobacter sp. harbors:
- a CDS encoding 1-acyl-sn-glycerol-3-phosphate acyltransferase translates to MTGAPLIARAARPLRYLIRTPMLMWHALVHLPITLILMSPPFAAIRIGDDRLGHCMVRWWQGGLMRVFGFRMRRIGTPLPGAVMFVANHVSWIDITALHSYRMMGFVAKREIAGWPLVGWLATMGETIYHQRGSQESLGGVLHEMLARLRDGRAVGVFPEGRTRGGEEVGPFHARIFLAAVEAGVPVQPVALRYGVGGSRQTVVAFGPTESFAANLLRLLGEPGCSAEVVFLEPILPGDAEGRRRLADTARTRIVEAMGS